In one Brevibacillus composti genomic region, the following are encoded:
- a CDS encoding TAXI family TRAP transporter solute-binding subunit, protein MLKKMVSILSSTLLVLTVSACGGQTSTQGGAAGEAPSGGGSEQKFLTIATGGSSGPYYTIGGAMAKIYKDKLGYNASVQSTGASVENINLLKAKKADLAFVMSDVTSFAYEGQENFKDSGAIKELRAMAGLYLNYVQVVTLKDRNIKSIHDLKGKRVGVGAPNSGVEVNARMVLAGHGLTYNDIKADYLSYAEAIEQLKNNAIDAAFVTSGLPNSTVIDLMTTKDVEIVPIKKEDVDKMAEQFPFFVSAEIPAGLYKNDEAVQTAAIRNIMLVRSDLSDDQVYKLTQAFFENLDMLKDAHNAAKDIDVKEAGKNLVVPLHPGAEKYYKEVGALD, encoded by the coding sequence ATGCTAAAGAAAATGGTATCGATTCTGTCATCCACCCTGCTGGTCCTTACGGTATCAGCCTGTGGTGGGCAAACCTCGACACAGGGCGGAGCTGCTGGAGAGGCTCCATCCGGAGGCGGAAGCGAGCAGAAATTCCTGACGATTGCCACGGGGGGAAGCTCGGGCCCGTACTACACCATTGGCGGGGCGATGGCCAAAATCTACAAGGATAAGCTGGGTTACAACGCCTCTGTCCAATCTACCGGGGCTTCCGTGGAAAACATCAACCTTCTGAAAGCGAAAAAAGCCGACCTCGCTTTTGTGATGTCGGATGTCACCTCGTTTGCGTACGAAGGTCAAGAGAACTTCAAAGATAGCGGCGCCATCAAGGAGCTGAGAGCGATGGCCGGGCTGTACCTCAACTACGTACAGGTCGTCACGCTGAAGGACCGCAATATCAAATCCATCCATGATCTGAAAGGGAAGCGCGTCGGTGTCGGGGCGCCCAACTCCGGGGTAGAGGTAAACGCGCGGATGGTGCTGGCCGGTCACGGTCTTACCTACAACGATATCAAGGCCGACTATCTTTCCTACGCCGAGGCGATCGAGCAGCTGAAAAACAATGCGATCGATGCCGCCTTTGTCACCTCGGGATTGCCCAATTCTACGGTGATCGATTTGATGACGACCAAAGATGTGGAAATCGTCCCGATCAAAAAAGAGGACGTCGACAAAATGGCAGAGCAGTTCCCGTTCTTCGTCTCGGCGGAAATTCCGGCGGGTCTCTACAAAAACGATGAGGCTGTCCAGACGGCGGCGATCCGCAATATCATGCTCGTGCGGAGCGATTTGTCGGATGATCAGGTGTACAAGCTGACGCAAGCCTTCTTTGAGAATCTGGATATGTTAAAGGACGCTCACAACGCCGCCAAAGACATCGATGTGAAAGAAGCGGGGAAAAACCTCGTAGTTCCGCTCCATCCTGGGGCAGAGAAATACTATAAGGAAGTAGGCGCGCTCGACTAA
- the trxB gene encoding thioredoxin-disulfide reductase, giving the protein MSDQKVYDVIIAGAGPAGMTAAVYTSRANMSTLMLERGIPGGQMANTEEIENYPGFGSILGPDLSTKMFEHAQKFGAEYAYGEIKEIRDEEPFKRVITSDKEYLAKSVIIATGAEHRLLGVPGEKELSGRGVSYCAVCDGAFFRGKELVVVGGGDSAVEEAVFLTRFASKVTIIHRRDQFRAQKILQKRAFDNEKIDVIWDTVVKEIRGDGKVQGVLLENVKTGEQREFATDGAFIYVGMDPLTDSVRHLGITNEAGYVLTDERMRTKVKGVFAAGDVREKMLRQVVTATGDGSIAAQSAQHYVEELNERLAEQNVTIS; this is encoded by the coding sequence ATGAGCGATCAAAAAGTGTATGACGTCATCATTGCCGGCGCAGGCCCTGCGGGGATGACCGCCGCTGTATATACCTCTCGCGCAAACATGAGCACGCTCATGCTGGAACGCGGAATTCCGGGCGGACAAATGGCCAATACCGAGGAGATCGAAAACTATCCGGGCTTCGGATCGATCCTGGGGCCGGATTTGTCTACGAAAATGTTTGAGCATGCGCAGAAATTCGGCGCCGAGTACGCGTACGGCGAAATCAAAGAAATCAGAGACGAGGAGCCTTTCAAACGGGTGATCACCTCGGATAAGGAATACCTGGCGAAATCCGTCATCATCGCGACGGGAGCAGAGCATCGCCTGCTGGGCGTTCCCGGTGAAAAAGAGCTTTCCGGACGCGGCGTTTCTTACTGCGCGGTATGTGACGGAGCCTTTTTCCGCGGCAAAGAGCTGGTCGTTGTCGGCGGCGGCGACTCTGCGGTAGAAGAAGCGGTCTTCTTGACCCGTTTTGCTTCGAAGGTGACCATCATCCACCGCCGCGATCAGTTCCGCGCACAAAAAATCCTGCAAAAACGCGCATTTGACAACGAGAAGATCGACGTCATCTGGGATACGGTCGTCAAAGAAATTCGCGGAGACGGCAAAGTGCAGGGCGTCCTTTTGGAAAATGTAAAAACGGGCGAGCAGCGCGAATTTGCCACGGATGGCGCCTTTATCTACGTGGGAATGGACCCGCTGACCGACAGTGTCCGCCACCTCGGCATCACCAATGAAGCCGGCTATGTGCTCACCGATGAGCGCATGCGTACCAAAGTAAAAGGCGTGTTTGCGGCAGGGGATGTCCGTGAAAAAATGCTGCGTCAGGTGGTAACGGCTACCGGCGATGGTTCGATCGCGGCACAATCGGCGCAACACTACGTCGAAGAGCTGAACGAGCGCCTCGCGGAACAAAATGTCACAATCTCTTAA
- a CDS encoding DUF1850 domain-containing protein: protein MKNWTRVGILLIVGLALLGPHPFLLMRDFHQQAMIGAVPLYWRDQFEVEWVHSVERTPWRETYTVDWLRGMELTETTFRAFGAGVPSEVSDATVTVQDGWIKITALHQRRDSVLYLITRDDYLLRVRHQQWKLSDVLPLGTSLELSVKWFPWWYRYLYKLETRKGVTGR from the coding sequence ATGAAGAATTGGACACGCGTGGGAATTCTCCTGATCGTGGGCCTCGCGCTGCTGGGGCCCCACCCCTTTTTGCTGATGCGGGATTTTCATCAACAAGCCATGATTGGCGCGGTGCCTCTCTACTGGCGGGATCAGTTCGAGGTAGAGTGGGTTCACTCCGTGGAGCGGACCCCGTGGAGGGAGACGTACACGGTGGATTGGCTTCGCGGGATGGAATTAACGGAAACGACTTTTCGTGCTTTTGGGGCGGGCGTCCCCTCGGAAGTTTCAGATGCGACTGTCACGGTTCAAGACGGCTGGATCAAAATCACAGCGCTCCATCAACGGAGAGATTCCGTTTTGTACTTAATCACCCGAGATGACTACCTGTTGCGCGTTCGTCATCAACAGTGGAAATTATCCGATGTACTGCCATTGGGCACATCGTTGGAGTTGTCCGTCAAATGGTTCCCCTGGTGGTACCGGTATCTATACAAACTAGAAACAAGGAAGGGAGTGACGGGGAGATGA
- a CDS encoding TRAP transporter permease — MSASNQMLTDEEVRQNESKAQAILQEYDKEAGYRVFDKKWITVLVSVIAIGFALYHLYAAYAIPFVTLKHRSLHVAIVLCLIYLLYPGWKKASRKRLSLFDAVLALASLGTAGYIFIYYLEIVNRGGIPSTLDVVFATVTCLLVLEASRRVAGWELTAMASIFVAYAYLGPYLPGDFAHRGYTFSDIFNYMYVTTEGIFGDATAVSASFIILFIIFGAFLSKSGMGTLFNDLSLAVAGSSKGGPAKVGVIASAVHGSINGSAVASVVTTGSFTIPMMKRVGYKPDFAAGVEATAAVGGQILPPIMGAAAFIMAETLGVPYITIAIAALIPAIMYYFGLLAQVHLRADRDNLQGLTKEELPKVRDVLRERGHLLIPLILLVVLLMMGYTPTLVAVVTILATIVIAALRPSSRMGFRDILQALETGVRDTLGVAAACAAVGITVGVFSLTGLGLKLANIILMLGSGSLFMTLLFTMIASIILGLGLPSIPCYIITATMAAPALSTYGVDPLAAHLFVFYFGAIANLTPPIALAAFAGAGIAGSDPQRTGWISCKLALAGFIVPFIFIYKPGLLILESTVSEIAFASVATLLAVLALAAATEGFLFAKLNWIFRLALIAAGILLIFPEAVWMGSGLAIMAVIIGLQIMKKKSSAAIQA; from the coding sequence ATGAGTGCTTCGAACCAGATGCTCACGGATGAAGAAGTGCGCCAGAATGAAAGCAAGGCGCAAGCGATCCTGCAAGAATACGACAAAGAAGCCGGCTATCGCGTGTTTGATAAAAAGTGGATCACCGTCCTCGTTTCTGTTATTGCGATAGGCTTTGCACTCTACCATCTCTACGCCGCATACGCCATCCCCTTTGTAACCCTGAAACATCGTTCGCTCCATGTGGCGATTGTCCTGTGCCTGATCTACCTTTTATATCCGGGGTGGAAAAAGGCGTCACGCAAGAGGCTGTCGCTGTTTGATGCGGTGCTGGCGTTGGCTTCGCTTGGGACGGCAGGCTATATTTTTATCTATTATCTGGAGATTGTGAATCGCGGGGGTATTCCCTCGACGCTGGATGTGGTTTTTGCGACGGTCACCTGCTTGCTCGTACTGGAAGCCTCCCGCCGGGTCGCGGGATGGGAACTGACCGCGATGGCGAGCATTTTTGTCGCCTATGCCTACCTGGGTCCCTATTTGCCGGGAGATTTTGCCCATCGGGGCTATACGTTCAGCGACATTTTTAATTACATGTACGTGACCACCGAAGGCATTTTTGGCGACGCGACGGCGGTATCTGCCTCTTTTATTATCTTGTTCATCATCTTTGGGGCATTTTTGTCCAAGTCCGGCATGGGCACGCTGTTTAATGACTTGTCATTGGCCGTGGCCGGAAGCAGCAAAGGGGGACCCGCCAAAGTAGGGGTCATCGCCAGCGCGGTGCACGGCTCGATCAACGGTTCGGCCGTTGCCAGTGTGGTGACGACGGGCTCCTTTACCATTCCGATGATGAAGCGCGTCGGCTATAAACCGGATTTTGCTGCCGGCGTAGAAGCCACGGCAGCGGTGGGCGGACAGATTTTGCCGCCGATCATGGGAGCGGCTGCCTTTATCATGGCGGAAACCTTGGGGGTTCCCTACATTACGATTGCCATCGCTGCGCTGATTCCCGCGATCATGTACTACTTTGGCTTGCTGGCTCAGGTGCATCTGCGGGCAGACCGGGACAATCTGCAAGGCTTGACCAAGGAAGAGCTGCCCAAGGTGAGGGACGTGCTCCGTGAGCGGGGGCATCTGCTCATCCCGCTGATTTTGCTCGTTGTTCTACTGATGATGGGCTACACGCCGACACTGGTAGCGGTGGTTACTATCCTGGCGACGATCGTTATTGCGGCCCTGCGTCCTTCGAGCCGGATGGGCTTTCGCGATATTTTGCAAGCGCTGGAAACGGGTGTGCGCGATACGCTCGGGGTCGCTGCGGCTTGTGCTGCTGTTGGCATTACCGTAGGGGTGTTCAGCTTGACCGGCCTGGGACTGAAGCTGGCCAATATCATTTTGATGCTGGGATCCGGCAGTCTGTTCATGACCCTGCTCTTTACGATGATCGCTTCCATTATCCTGGGGCTCGGGCTGCCTTCGATCCCCTGCTACATTATTACGGCTACGATGGCAGCTCCTGCGCTTTCTACCTATGGTGTCGATCCATTGGCGGCGCACTTGTTTGTCTTCTACTTTGGTGCGATTGCGAATCTGACGCCTCCCATTGCTTTGGCCGCATTTGCCGGAGCGGGGATTGCGGGTTCCGACCCGCAGCGTACGGGCTGGATATCCTGCAAGCTGGCCTTGGCTGGTTTTATTGTTCCTTTCATTTTCATTTACAAACCGGGGCTGTTGATCCTGGAATCCACTGTATCCGAGATTGCTTTTGCTTCCGTGGCTACCTTGCTAGCCGTCCTGGCGCTTGCCGCGGCCACCGAAGGATTTTTATTTGCCAAGCTGAATTGGATTTTCCGCTTGGCCTTGATCGCAGCTGGCATTTTGCTGATTTTCCCGGAAGCGGTCTGGATGGGGAGCGGATTGGCGATCATGGCTGTGATCATCGGCTTGCAGATCATGAAGAAAAAAAGCAGTGCAGCCATACAGGCATAG
- the hisIE gene encoding bifunctional phosphoribosyl-AMP cyclohydrolase/phosphoribosyl-ATP diphosphatase HisIE, which produces MTTFSTEALRFDENGLIPAIVQDAVSKEVLTLAYMNRESLAKSLATRETWFWSRSRQELWHKGATSGNTQRIAQIKYDCDQDALVVLVVPQGPACHTGSYSCFSHELCPDAADASAGGISAGGEVIPSGEANAKAAASLPGSERFAILSELEQLIAAREAERPEGAYTTYLFEKGVDKILKKVGEEAAEVIIAAKNRNPEELRCEAADLVYHLLVLLREQKLPLDEVLAELRKRR; this is translated from the coding sequence ATGACTACGTTTTCCACCGAAGCGCTGCGATTTGATGAAAACGGCTTGATCCCGGCCATCGTGCAGGATGCCGTGAGCAAGGAAGTGCTGACTCTCGCCTACATGAACCGGGAGTCCCTGGCGAAGTCTCTGGCGACCCGAGAGACTTGGTTCTGGAGCCGCTCCCGCCAGGAGCTGTGGCACAAAGGGGCGACTTCCGGCAACACCCAGCGAATCGCCCAGATCAAATACGATTGCGACCAGGATGCGCTCGTCGTCCTCGTGGTTCCACAGGGACCCGCCTGCCATACCGGATCGTACAGCTGTTTTTCCCATGAACTCTGCCCGGACGCGGCAGATGCCAGCGCCGGTGGCATCAGTGCCGGTGGTGAGGTAATTCCCAGTGGCGAGGCAAATGCCAAAGCGGCAGCATCTTTGCCCGGGTCCGAGCGCTTTGCGATCTTGAGCGAATTGGAGCAGCTGATCGCCGCCCGCGAAGCGGAGCGTCCGGAGGGAGCCTACACCACGTACCTGTTCGAAAAGGGCGTGGACAAGATTTTGAAAAAGGTGGGCGAGGAGGCGGCTGAGGTGATCATCGCCGCGAAAAATCGCAATCCGGAAGAACTTCGCTGCGAGGCTGCCGATCTTGTGTACCATCTCCTGGTGCTGCTCCGCGAACAGAAGCTGCCGCTGGACGAAGTACTGGCGGAGCTGCGGAAAAGACGGTAA
- a CDS encoding transporter substrate-binding domain-containing protein has protein sequence MWKRYCGWILIWALFFGLFPQAAGAEAKVLRVAFDKELPPFTYLDRSGQPRGFNIELMKEIAEENGYELQYVPLEWEDALAYLREGQVDVLLGIKYTSTYDLVFDFSESFFTMSEVLLVPKHDSEIYTLNQLREKVVAVQRGNVGMDLLNNVRRVKMLVSFNQRDALENLMRGRADAFIGNRWTAEYLLNEAGKPDEYVMRSGLINPTDYAFAVREGNYELLEKVNEGLNKLYRDGTYTRLYSYYFEPYSPHVTDRYRKAVIGLLIIMSLAAITLVAIFFWNYRLKAEVRRQTAALADALAFQREVLDNTESAILSLDVGGRITLVNQVARRLLVTDEHALGLPIGTLLPQLPLQQALAADKPSLFEGEFEFGEGSGRVFHYYMAPFGNAESEHVGWIVNLQDRTEQKRLQARLIAQEKMHALGQLAAGMAHELRNPLTAIKTFIELLPKKLDDQRFRSQLLQYVPEEMERMNRILEDLLDYSRSKPLEMAMTDVRKLIDSVIGLFAKRAANEQVEVKVDIPPGIMVCMDRGRMKQVLINLVMNALEAMSASQTKRLHIRAMQGEDGVQLSVSDSGEGIADDLLPHLFEPFLTTKTQGIGLGLYVSEKIMREHGGRIEVSSRKGEGTTFILYFPEPREGVPSCQDY, from the coding sequence ATGTGGAAACGCTATTGTGGCTGGATCCTGATATGGGCTCTGTTTTTCGGGCTGTTCCCGCAGGCGGCAGGGGCTGAGGCCAAGGTGCTTCGCGTAGCGTTCGACAAGGAGCTTCCCCCTTTTACCTATCTGGATCGCAGCGGCCAGCCTCGTGGGTTTAATATCGAACTGATGAAAGAAATCGCGGAAGAAAACGGATACGAGCTGCAATACGTGCCATTGGAGTGGGAGGACGCCCTCGCCTATCTGCGGGAGGGACAGGTGGATGTTCTTCTCGGGATCAAATATACCAGCACCTATGACCTCGTGTTTGACTTTAGCGAATCGTTTTTTACCATGTCCGAAGTGCTGCTGGTCCCCAAACATGACAGCGAGATCTATACGCTCAACCAATTGCGGGAAAAAGTCGTGGCGGTGCAGCGGGGAAATGTCGGCATGGACCTGCTCAATAATGTCCGAAGAGTCAAAATGCTTGTTTCTTTCAACCAGCGGGATGCCTTGGAAAATCTGATGAGAGGGCGGGCGGACGCGTTTATCGGGAACCGCTGGACGGCGGAGTATCTGCTGAATGAAGCGGGCAAACCGGACGAGTACGTCATGCGCTCCGGCCTGATCAACCCCACGGACTATGCCTTTGCCGTACGGGAGGGCAATTACGAATTGCTGGAAAAGGTAAATGAAGGTCTGAACAAGCTGTATCGGGACGGCACCTATACCCGGTTGTACAGCTATTACTTTGAGCCGTACTCGCCGCATGTCACCGATCGGTATCGAAAAGCGGTGATCGGCCTTTTGATCATCATGTCTCTGGCAGCGATCACCCTCGTCGCCATTTTCTTTTGGAACTATCGGCTGAAAGCGGAGGTAAGACGCCAAACCGCCGCCTTGGCCGATGCGTTGGCCTTCCAGCGAGAGGTGCTGGACAATACCGAAAGCGCGATCCTGTCCCTCGATGTCGGCGGCCGCATCACGCTGGTTAATCAGGTGGCGCGGCGGCTGCTGGTGACCGATGAGCACGCGCTGGGGCTGCCGATCGGGACGCTGCTGCCGCAGCTGCCTTTGCAGCAAGCGCTGGCGGCGGACAAGCCGTCCCTGTTCGAGGGCGAATTTGAATTCGGGGAGGGCTCCGGCCGGGTTTTTCATTATTATATGGCGCCGTTTGGCAATGCCGAAAGCGAGCACGTCGGGTGGATCGTCAATTTGCAGGACCGAACGGAGCAAAAGCGGTTGCAGGCCCGCTTGATCGCCCAGGAGAAGATGCACGCCCTGGGCCAACTCGCGGCCGGGATGGCCCATGAGCTGCGCAATCCGTTGACGGCCATCAAGACGTTTATCGAGCTATTGCCGAAAAAGCTGGATGACCAGCGCTTTCGCTCGCAGCTGCTGCAATACGTCCCGGAAGAGATGGAGCGGATGAATCGCATCCTGGAGGATTTGCTTGATTACTCTCGCTCCAAACCGCTGGAAATGGCGATGACCGATGTGCGTAAGCTGATCGATTCCGTCATCGGGCTATTCGCCAAGAGAGCGGCCAATGAACAAGTGGAGGTAAAGGTGGATATACCGCCCGGCATAATGGTATGCATGGACCGCGGCCGGATGAAGCAGGTGCTGATTAATCTCGTGATGAACGCGCTGGAAGCGATGTCCGCCAGCCAGACAAAACGGCTGCATATCCGGGCGATGCAAGGAGAGGACGGCGTCCAGCTGTCAGTCAGCGATTCCGGCGAAGGCATCGCCGATGACCTTTTGCCTCATCTGTTTGAACCGTTCCTCACGACCAAGACACAGGGAATCGGACTCGGCCTGTACGTCAGCGAAAAAATCATGCGGGAGCATGGAGGGCGAATCGAGGTCAGCAGCCGAAAGGGAGAAGGAACGACGTTTATTCTATACTTTCCAGAGCCAAGAGAAGGAGTGCCGTCATGCCAAGATTACTGA
- a CDS encoding sigma-54-dependent transcriptional regulator has translation MPRLLIVDDEPAICASLSFALEDDFEVFTAKEERSALSLLQQEEIDCVLLDLNLGVISGLDLLPKIKQLRPDVTIIMMTAFGTIESSVAAMKAGAYHYLTKPLHLDEVKLLVGKALEFQKLHKRVKVLSDAVKQQQSYAGMIGKSPQMQKLYQLIEKVKDIPSNILITGESGTGKELVARAIHFQGVRRDAAFSVINCAAIPENLLESELFGYEKGAFTGALQTKTGLFERSHRGTVFLDEIGEMPLALQAKLLRVIQERTVMPLGSYQTKEVDIRFIAATNRNLEEEVARGAFREDLYYRLNVIPIHTPALRERPEDVPLLVDHFLDLSAANMGKEKKECSPEAKKKLFSYTYPGNVRELANIIEYAVALSSGDVITVDDLPASVVNQQSARRMSQQGQDGLFIPSHASLEEAERLVILHALEKNGGHRKKTADQLGISERGLRQKLKQYFESE, from the coding sequence ATGCCAAGATTACTGATTGTGGACGACGAACCGGCTATTTGCGCCTCGCTGTCGTTCGCCTTAGAGGATGATTTTGAGGTGTTTACAGCCAAGGAAGAGAGAAGCGCCCTCTCTCTCTTGCAGCAGGAGGAGATCGACTGCGTGCTGCTGGACCTCAATCTGGGGGTGATCAGTGGACTGGATCTGCTCCCGAAGATCAAACAGCTCCGACCCGATGTCACGATTATTATGATGACCGCGTTCGGGACGATTGAATCTTCGGTCGCCGCGATGAAGGCCGGCGCCTACCATTACTTGACCAAGCCGCTTCATCTCGATGAAGTAAAGCTGCTTGTGGGCAAAGCGCTGGAATTTCAAAAGCTGCACAAACGGGTAAAAGTCTTGAGCGACGCAGTCAAGCAGCAGCAGTCCTATGCGGGAATGATCGGGAAAAGCCCGCAAATGCAAAAGTTGTATCAGCTTATTGAAAAAGTGAAGGATATTCCGTCCAATATCCTCATTACAGGGGAGAGCGGCACGGGCAAGGAGTTGGTCGCCCGCGCCATCCACTTTCAAGGGGTGCGGCGGGATGCCGCATTTTCCGTGATCAACTGTGCGGCGATCCCCGAGAATTTGCTGGAGAGCGAACTGTTCGGCTACGAGAAGGGCGCATTCACCGGAGCCCTGCAGACGAAAACCGGCCTGTTTGAGCGCTCGCACCGCGGCACCGTCTTTCTCGATGAGATCGGCGAGATGCCGCTCGCTCTGCAAGCGAAGCTGCTGCGGGTGATCCAGGAGCGGACGGTAATGCCGCTGGGCAGTTACCAGACCAAGGAAGTCGATATTCGCTTCATCGCGGCGACGAACCGGAATCTGGAGGAGGAAGTCGCCAGGGGGGCTTTTCGCGAAGATTTGTACTACCGGCTCAATGTCATTCCGATTCACACCCCGGCTCTGCGGGAGCGGCCGGAGGATGTGCCTCTTTTGGTAGACCATTTTCTCGACCTTTCTGCGGCCAATATGGGAAAAGAAAAGAAGGAGTGCAGTCCGGAGGCGAAGAAAAAGCTCTTTTCCTACACCTATCCGGGAAATGTAAGAGAGCTGGCCAATATTATCGAGTACGCCGTAGCGCTCTCCTCGGGCGATGTAATTACGGTGGATGATCTGCCGGCATCCGTTGTGAATCAGCAGTCGGCAAGGCGTATGAGCCAGCAAGGGCAAGACGGCCTTTTCATCCCCTCTCACGCCTCTCTGGAGGAAGCGGAACGGCTCGTCATCCTGCACGCCCTGGAGAAAAACGGGGGGCATCGGAAAAAAACGGCTGATCAGCTGGGGATCAGTGAGCGGGGACTCCGGCAAAAGCTAAAGCAGTATTTCGAATCCGAATAA
- a CDS encoding tetratricopeptide repeat protein encodes MKQNKSIAKTTIVHFNQDARFFVERGLRFLNRYDYEKVIRSFRRAIEMEPKNAEYQCHLASVLAEVGNFQASNDILHDVVENCEPKMVEVYFYMANNYANLEDYEMAEEMAIRYLQQDREGIYREDAEELLDYIYFELDMPPRHFLTGEREDLYSKHERARHSLEEGRFLEALEILKEIVESDPTFMPAWNNLSLAYYYAGDFQQAMSTIEQTLEKENGNLHALCNLAVLLSHHNRVKELISLIDMLKKIVPFHPDHAYKLATTMGVLGQHEEAYRLYYKMLRSGRPHEACTYHYAAISAYMSGRKEQAIRWWQKVKQLDPESNVADTYLEMVKADRDGQTKQVIPYHYHQPLQEVSWEKAPEIGGEELKNDPMIRASLLWALQHGRDEVKFAVLQTLSLIGDDEAEAAVRQCYHQTDDPQLKKLALLALADMGADLPGAAEPSRKMAAREAAGTGKSAPQAAEEKDDVERCIHQLFSEKGQQELRSWSLAAWKQYKQADKPLVHIRKTVAWLAALEYLYGTVKNQKQSQAQLAQKYGVSPATVSKCVKALQALDLK; translated from the coding sequence ATGAAACAAAACAAGAGTATTGCAAAAACAACGATCGTTCACTTTAACCAAGATGCCCGCTTCTTCGTCGAACGCGGCTTGCGCTTTTTAAACCGATACGACTACGAGAAAGTGATTCGCAGCTTTCGCCGTGCGATTGAAATGGAACCGAAAAATGCCGAGTACCAATGCCACCTGGCGAGCGTCCTGGCGGAGGTTGGGAATTTCCAGGCATCGAATGATATTTTGCATGACGTGGTCGAAAACTGTGAACCGAAAATGGTGGAAGTCTATTTTTACATGGCCAACAATTATGCCAATCTGGAAGATTACGAGATGGCTGAAGAAATGGCGATCCGCTATTTGCAGCAAGACCGTGAAGGCATCTATCGTGAGGATGCCGAGGAATTGCTGGATTACATCTATTTCGAGCTGGATATGCCGCCCCGTCACTTTTTGACCGGTGAGCGGGAAGATTTGTACAGCAAGCACGAACGGGCCCGCCACAGCTTGGAAGAAGGCCGATTTTTGGAAGCATTGGAGATTTTGAAAGAGATTGTGGAATCAGACCCTACGTTTATGCCGGCTTGGAACAATCTCTCGCTTGCCTATTATTATGCGGGCGATTTTCAGCAAGCGATGTCCACGATAGAACAGACGCTAGAAAAAGAGAACGGGAATCTCCACGCCCTCTGCAATCTGGCGGTGCTTCTCTCCCACCACAATCGGGTCAAGGAATTGATTTCCCTGATCGACATGCTGAAAAAAATAGTGCCTTTCCATCCCGATCATGCCTACAAGCTGGCGACGACGATGGGTGTGCTGGGACAGCACGAGGAAGCGTACCGCCTCTATTACAAAATGCTCCGGTCGGGCCGTCCGCATGAAGCCTGCACCTATCACTACGCCGCCATATCCGCCTATATGAGCGGACGGAAGGAGCAGGCTATACGCTGGTGGCAAAAGGTAAAGCAGCTCGATCCAGAATCGAATGTAGCCGACACCTACTTGGAAATGGTAAAAGCCGATAGAGACGGACAAACTAAACAGGTGATCCCGTACCACTACCACCAGCCGCTGCAGGAGGTCTCCTGGGAAAAAGCGCCGGAAATCGGGGGAGAGGAGCTGAAAAATGATCCGATGATCCGGGCCTCGCTGCTCTGGGCCCTCCAACACGGCCGGGATGAGGTGAAATTCGCCGTATTGCAGACGCTCTCCCTCATCGGCGATGATGAAGCCGAAGCGGCTGTGCGCCAATGCTATCATCAGACGGATGATCCCCAGCTGAAAAAGCTGGCGCTGCTGGCCCTTGCGGATATGGGAGCCGATCTGCCAGGGGCAGCCGAACCTTCCCGCAAAATGGCGGCGAGGGAGGCGGCCGGCACAGGCAAGTCAGCCCCGCAGGCAGCAGAGGAGAAGGACGACGTGGAGCGGTGCATCCACCAGCTCTTTTCCGAAAAAGGGCAGCAGGAGCTCCGGTCATGGTCGCTCGCGGCTTGGAAACAATACAAGCAGGCGGACAAGCCTCTCGTGCACATTCGCAAAACAGTGGCATGGCTCGCCGCACTTGAATACTTATACGGAACGGTCAAAAATCAAAAGCAGTCCCAGGCGCAGCTGGCACAAAAATACGGAGTTTCTCCAGCAACTGTGTCAAAGTGTGTAAAAGCGCTGCAAGCTCTTGATTTGAAATAG